GGCAGCCTCGGGGATGCTGCTGTGACGAACGCCATCGTGCACAGAACGCTCGGgcctgcctcctctctcctgtCAGGCACTGCGACCCACTCCGATCCGACGATGTCGTTTCCGCCTCGCACCAACGAGTACGCCACCCGCCACGACTTTGCGTCGCTTCGACTTTGGACAGAGGAGGTGACGTTAGAGCACCTGGAGAAGACGTCCGTGTGCCAACGCGTTCGTAATCTTCAGAACGCCATGGCACGTCGTCAAATAGCCGTTCACCTCTTccagcggcgcgcacaccAGGCAGAGCTACAAGCCGTCTTCACGGTGTGGCGCACctacacgcagcagcgccgcgcgagTCGCATTGCCCTTGAACGCTACTTGGTGAAGCGGAACCACCGCCATGTGGTGGAGACTGTTTTcctgcgctggcgccgcttctctcttcgttcCAAGgtcgaggcggtgcagcgacgcCTGCTGAACATCGCGGCAGATCGCGACTGCGCCGCGCGCAAGCACGCCACCGCGTTGCACGGGTTACAAGACCAACTCGCCAGCGAGCGTCGCCAGCACGTGCAGGAGACCTTTGAGCGAGACACACTGCACGCGCAGATGCTGGAAAGTCACGCTGTGGAGatcgaggcgctgcagctgatgcTTCAGATGGAGCGGTTGAAGACGGCGCAGTCCGGCAAGTGGGCGATGCGGTGGGAACGCGTTGCGAAGACGTTTCGTCCCGCGAAGCCCTGCccggcgatgccgcgccCCATCTGGACGCTTGCTCGTACCCTGCTAAGCGCCGAGGAGGAATTGGCCGCCACGATACTGAAGCGCCGCCGAGATGAGCGAGTGCTGTTGCAGATCCCATACTCGATGATACtgcaggcgcggcggcggttgaagcagctgctgctggcgtgggTGAATGTAATCATGGAGGCGTCGCCGCAGGCATCCACGTGGGTCACTGTCGAGGCCTTCACGCAGGGCCGCAGCTCCCACCCGCGCGGCATATTGCTTTCGCATAAGCAGCCGTCGTCAAGGAAGGCCGCCGCTCGGCGCTCTGGCGCGACAGCCGGTGCCGTAGCAGCAGGCAAAGATGACTCGACGTGCGAGTTCAGCATTTACACACTCATGTGCCTCGTGCGGGAGCTACGCCGATGCTACGCGAAGGCTGGGCTGATCGAAGAGGCGGAAGACTGGGGCACGTCCGACGGCGTCAGCGTGGCCGACTGCTACCAGGAGCTGACACATCTCTTCGCGGCTCAGTCGTGCGGCGGCCTCTACCCGCCACTGCTAGTTCACTGCCCCACCTCGCCGTTCTGGTTCACGCCCGAAGGCGTCTTTGGTGGGCCGGTGTCACACCTGGAGGGGTCGAAACGGCGGAagcgagagcagcacacCACCTTCACCTGGCTGCTGGCCTCGCTCCTCGTGGGACACATCCAGATTATGCGTATGTTGCCTCTCGCTGACATGGGAGTCCCGCCGGGGCGGCTGCCGATGAAgggcgcggcgacgctgcgatGCAAGCacgaggcggaggtgacgAAGCTGGCTCGAATCAGCTTcccgaggcggtgcggcgcgccacCAGCTGGCTCGACCGCGGCACCTCGGGGCACTTCAGTGGTGGCATCGAGCACGTTGCTGCCAAAGAAGCGATCTGTTGCTTTGCCGGCGGCATCGTcctcgcggcgcgccgccgcgaaggcTTCCATggcttctgccgccgctgccggggACGTCGAGGGCGCGGGCGTCGCCACCACGGAGATGACCCTGGACGCGTTGCTGCGAGCACGCTTCAAAGCGACGCATgacagcaccagcagtgACAGTAGGAGGGCATTGGCAGGAAAGGACCTCATAGATGCAGCGGAGGACTCCTTGTCCGACATTGAGGTGTTTCTCGGCATGGTGCCTGCACAACTGCAATCACTCAAGGGAGGGACGGGCGCGAACGGCACCGACGatgaggacgaggacgaggacggcagcgacgacgacgacgaggatcGGTGGATCAACGGACTGCTCCGCCGGCTTTTCGAAGCCCAGGatgcagaggcgcagcagcgtcgcacCAAACGTCTGCAAGGCAGCGAGTTTCTCAAGGACGGCGCAGAGGATGGGCACGCACggtcggcagcggccacgcccGCGTCTGCGCTTGGCGACAacgaagagggcgagggtgGCTCGAGGGACaatgacgccgccgctgccgcggacACTGCGAGCACCATTTATGGCGACCTCCTGAAGAGTACCGTCGTTCTCACAGGAGatcagctgcggctgctgcgctccctGCCGGGTCGCAGCCATGCGTTTGACACGCTCCGCCCCATTGCCATTGCTCAGCCGGAGGCTGCTTCAGTGGTAGTAGGGCTCTCGAAGGACCACTCCAGCACTGCAAGTTACGCCTCTGCGGCCCCTCTCTACTCGTTCCTGCTCAACACCCTGGACGACACAGTGGCTCGGCAGCAGTGGAGTGGGCTGGCGCGCGTCGTGACGTCGCTGGTGGTGCGCTTTCATGTGCTTGACGAGTCCGAGGACGCCGTGCGTCAGGCTGCAGTGCTgacgccggaggaggaggaatCTGAGGAGCTGAGAAGCGGGAGTGTGTCACGGCGAAGCCCGGCGGAGCGCGCTGGGGGCTCGCCCCCCCTTTCGACCACTCGACTGCCTCCAGTTTCTGTAGGCTGCGCCCCTTCCGTGGCTGCAGAGggcaaaggcggcgacggcgctgcagtcATGGCAAGCCCAAGGAGTGGTGGCCGAATTGCCGCGCAACTGGTgcctgcggcgccaccgcagcggccccagccgccgccgtttccGTCGACGACTCAcggggcgcagcggcgtctaCCCAGAGCACACAGCCCCCCATGCGTGAGCACGGCTTTGGACACAGGAGCGGCATTGTCGCAGAGAGCGGCAGAGCCTGGCGTGCCCCTTCTCTCGAGACCTAAACCGTTTGACGTGCAAGGCGCAACCGcaaccgcagcgcagccgccggccACAGCTGTCACTTCCATGACGCTGGGCGAGgaactgcgccgccgcggggcCTACCAAACGAACTCCGCACGGAAAAGCTTCAGCTTCAGCTCGCCGACAGATTTATCCGCGCAAGGAGCTCAATCACCTGAACCGAGTAGCTCCGCCGCTCCTCCGATCAGCACTGAGGCATCAGAGCCgatggcaccgccgccgtccgaGGAGGTACACACACCAGTGATCCCCGCCGCGGCCCTGTTTCCTTCGCAGGGGGATTGACACGGTGTGGAGGAGTGCACGACGGAATCGGCTGAGTACAGTGCACAAATGACATCAAAGGATGGCAATGCCTTTCGTCCGCCCATGACGGCAAACGCCGGTGCCACAGCCGGTACCGCCTACGGGATTCGAACCGACGCCTCTGCTGAGGTGCTGGCGGGGCGAACAAGGCGCTGGACATGCAGCCTTGCAGATTTCCGTGCTCCCGTCGCCCGCATGGTCGTATGGGACGGCGCAGTGGCCTTCGGAATGCATGCCAGAAGAATATCCGGCTGCACTGGTGCACGCCAGCGGTGCATTTCGGAggcccacgcgcacgcctccACACTTCCGCCGTCTAAGCTGTCGCGGTtgccccctcaccccctgTTATCGTTGACCCCTTCCATGCTCTCCACGCCAATCTCAAGCAGGTTTCTGCCGCCGGTGTCCTGGCGTGCGAGACACTAAACACCAGCGATGGCCCTATCCTCCGCGAAGGTCAGTTTCCTGACAATCGGGAACATGttgtcgctgcggcgggcaTTGCCCGTGGCCAATGCCTTTTCCTTGTTACATCCAAACAAATACTGCTTGACCGCCACGGGTACCTACTCCATCCCGCAGCGAAACTCCACCCTGCAGACCCCGCGACCTTCGACTCtcccggcagcggcacctgTCTTGGGGTGTTCTTCAGACCCCATGACGGCGCCGTAGCATCCCTAAAACTCGCTGCGCCCACTTGTTCGCGCCAATCCGCCGCAGTAGTCAGGTTTCGGGGCGAGACGCAAACACCGCTTCCAAAGGAAAGCCGCGAGCAGTGTGACGCCGCGTGCGTCCACCACCTGCTCTGCACCTTTCGCTTCCCCTGTGTCCAAGTCCAGCCAATTTACGGCGTCGCCAAAccgtctttctttttgtgttcgctgcgtgtgtgctgcgtcaTTGAACCTTTTCTCCCCGAGACCTTCACGTTGCTCACCACGAGATCACCActtctgcttctctcctttttttttattcgCTGAATTTCCCATGCCCAGCCGATGTACCGTGTCTGtttgtgtttctctctctagGCGCACTTGGTTGTcactcacccccccccccgcctcttgttgccccctccaccctccgCCCTCGCTTTCCTCCcttcacacacgcgcgcgctctcaGCGCCTTTGGATGTACGACAGAAGTGTTTTCCTTGGAACTACACGATGCACGCATCAGTGATGAGTCGGTGACTCTTTCTCGTTTCTCAGCAGTATGCTGCcaatgctgctgccgcgtccGTACTCTAGTCTCCATTCGCTGTTTACCTGCCCCCCTTTTTCTACCCACATGCAGCGAAATGCTAGCGTATGAAAACGCTCTCATGAGCAAGGGCGTGAAACGGACCGACACCGAGAACCGTGGCGTCTACAAGATGCAAAGAGATGCCTGACCCACTATCCATCGTGCCACGGGAAAGCCAATGCTGGATGCACACGGTAGGAGTGCGCTTAGCGTGATAGGGCGATAGGGCGCGATGACGTGCGTTGCAACGACCGCACCCGACTCGCTCTGTCGCCGCCACGTGATGCCCCTCACTTCTCTTCTTGCTTCCaagccccttcccccttcgcCGTCTGAGTCATCGACACCGACGGCCTTCCGCCACCATCTGTCGGCCACGTGATCTCTGCGTGCTTCTCTttccgttctctctctcactcgctcGTTCTTTCGTTACCTTTTCACGCATGCCCTCGGTGGGCTTCACCCTgtttttttctgttgttgttgttgcctcACCTCTGATTCCCACCTAGCGTAGATGatcgggcacacacacacacacacacacacagcagcagcagagaacaCGATCAAGGCAGATATCGACTAGGTGGGCACACCCTGATAGGGAAACATATATGATTTTTCTTGTTCTGCTAAGGGCGTCGTTTAAGCTTTTCCGTGTGCCGCTGAGAAGTTTCCCTACCATCACCACCAGACACAGAGACGCTGTAGAGCGATAGGACGCAGACGGATAGAATGGTGAAAAAGAGTAGTGATGCGGAGgacgagctggcgcagctgcaggtgccgGCGCACCCTTTGCCTGGCGCGCGACTTGTGGCCGCGTCGTGCACACCCTCCGACACCGTGATGGCGTCAGACAGtagtggcggtgctgcgcaggcTGCAAAGGTCGGCAAACTGCGAGAGCGCATCAAACCCTATCccgtcgccggcagcagaCCTGGGCACGGCGGCGTACTGGCGGACATCGAGCGACGACGCGCGCGTGAGGTGCGCCGCACTTTGCGAGTCGCCGAGGCTGCAAAGCGAAGGCAGCAGAACCGCATCATTGCCATGGCGCTTGCGCTCATCGCAGCGCTTGGCGTGGGCCTCTTGATATTTTCGCGGTTTGTGTGAGATGAATGGCTTCAGCTCGTTTTGTGCCTCCCTTTCGTGCCTCCCCGGATCCTTCCGATGTACGACGCCCGCGTCGTCCAGAGTGCTCTtcgcggtgcgtgcgtgtggttcTCACTATCGGCTTGCGAACTGCAAGCTATCGCACAGCgtacgttttttttttgttcgaAGTATGCGTGTACAGCGGCACATTGCACGGCTTTGACTATTCACAGAATCAgcgaacacacgcacatcccATTAGACGTAGATTGAGGGCGAAGAGGGTTATGAAGGAAGACAATATTAGATGACGTGCGCGCCATCCCTCCTCTGTCGCCTTGAGCCCCCTTTCGcaccctctttctcctcggTCATCTGCGTCTTTTACGACCTTTCTCTTACGCCCCTCCTCCTATACATTGActggtgcgccgcttccCCTTCTCGCTCGCGCATGCACCGCTTCTCTGTGGCGATAGGCCAGCTGCGCATcaggcgatgcggcgcggtgacggtgccaaACCAAGCAGAGAACGGAGCGCACGATGGAGCTTCGTTTTGCTGCCTATCAGATGCACGCGCCTGCTCTCGCGCCTGTCTGCTTCGCCGCACTCCTCCATTCTACTTTCTCTCGCCCGGTTTCACTTTCTGCGAAGTCGGCGCAAGGAAACTAGACGGTGCCACCAGAGGTCACTGTGATGTGACGCTGAAGATACAGAAAACAATACTTACCTCATGTCCTTTCCCACCACGTGTTGTTGGAGCTTGCAGGCCCGCGGCAAGAAGGGCTCTCTGGCTGTTGCCTActgcccttctccctctccctctttcgtCCAATTTCGTGATTCAGCACTGCTTTGCTGCGCACCTCACCTCATgctgcgaggaggaggagtgaaGGGGAGgacgcgcctgcagcgcttgATCGGTGTgaacgcaaaaaaaaaaaaacgcctTTTTCGCCTCTACCTCCTCGCTTCCTTTTTGCGTCCGTGTCTGTTTTCCacccacgcgcaccgcctccatcccccctctccctacACCTcggcacgcatacacatgcCCGCTCTGCTATAAGGGCCGACAGTCCGGgtcaacaacaacacaaagGAAACGCGTAGGAactggaaaaaaaaagtaacAGCAAGAAAAAGAGACTACACGGCACATCACAGGACAGGAGAGGCGTTCTCGATTTCATACGTGTTGCCTAGAGTCACCGGCGAGCCGAGGCTTTTGCACTGATCCCAAGTCCTGTGTGACGCTTATCTTGGTGACGTGCTTGATCAAGGCCTCGCAtccttctgtgtgtgtgtgcgtgcgtgcgtgcagaaCGAGTTGAAGAGGAGAcgcacctttttttttgcaaaTCAGAGCGTCTTGCATTCCCCTGATCAGCAGCTCGACACccgcactgcagctgctgcagtggccGCTCTTCCTGCACCTGTTCCCTAGATTCGCGTAACTAATTCCACGGACGCGGTGGCAAACCGACCGCTGTCCTTCACTCCGctcgcgcacctctctcttctctctccgtcgctTCGTCCTATTCCATAGACGTAATTCAATCATTCGTGTAGGTGCTAcgtttttttgtgtgtgctccttTGCGTGAGTGCTCCCATTGACGTGGGCTCGAGCCATCTGGCAGTGCACCGGGGCATGCGTACGCAAGCCCAAGTTAGGTTTCAACTTGGTGCATAATGGCGACTACATCGTCCTCCACGGCGAGCGAGACTGCCGTGCGCACGGCGTGGTTCGACGCAATCGATGCGACAGCCGCCATGACAAGTacggagccgctgcagcccgcGGCGGAGTACACAGCCGACTCCTACCtgccccccctctctctggcCGGAGACCAGGCGGACTTCtttgcgcagctccgcgaccTCGACAGAGGATTTGCCGAGGCTGCCCCGTCGCTGTTCCTTCCACAAATGACGTTAGAGGAGGCTTGCCACGCAAAACCGAGCTTCTACCAAACCTTCCGCGGTGAGCGGGAGATCACGGAGACGACGTTTCAGCCACTGCCACTGAAGCAGCGCGATGAGGCCGGACAAGAGGCCGATGGATCGGCGGTGAATGGCCGCCACGGTTCTCGCAGGCGTCGGCaggaggcgccggcgcagtcACGCGGCACAGCCCCGCTTTATGGTGGCTTTCTAGGTCAAGAGGCGATGTCACCGAGCACGGCGGTTCAGCGAAAGCCAGACTTCATGCCAATCATCCTCGTTCcctccgctgccacggctCCTCTGCAGCTCATGAATATCAAGCAGTTCCTGGAGCACGGCGCCTACGTCGATCCCGCTACCTTGTACGTTGATCTCGAGACCGGCATCGTCAACATTCGCGACTCCAAGCCGCGCTCGGTGATAGTGAAGCCTGGCAGCTTCCACGACCCACACAAGTACCACGTTGCCTTTCGCCAGTTTCGCGTCGTCGACGACCCGGACGAGGTGGACGATTGGTCGCAGGTGTGTGGTTGCATTGTAGAGGGCAAGCTGTGGCAGCTGAAAGGCTGGTACCCACACGAGCAGCCACAGTCGCGGCACCCGAGCCGCCTCTTTTCGCGCATTCGGGCCTTCTTAGCGTACTTCGAAGAGGACAAGGTGCCTCCGCAGTGCCGTGAGTGGAATGTGCAGAGTCTTGCCTTGACGCGTAACCTGCTGAAGGACCAGGTGCACATCGCACTTGCCTCGCAGTTCTGGGAACAGCTCTATACCTTTCTAGATGAGCACCCGATGTTCTCCCGGTACACGATCCCACTCACAGACGAGCGCCTGTAGTGTCAAACCGGGTGGTGTTCGTGTGaccgtgtgcatgcgtgcatgtgtgtgggtggcgTGGGCGACGGTATCGGCGTTTATTTATTTGTATCCGTTGCCGCGCGGAGACACGACAGGAAGGGAATGACAAGACGATGTCGTGTGGGTGCACCCGCCTACACTCTTTGTGCTGGCCCATGGGCGTGTTTGCTGtacgcttctctcttcgtttttgGTTCTTTTGGCTGGCTCCCGCTCGCTGCCTCCATCCCCCTTCTCTCATGTTTCTCGTGTAGCGCCGGCtagagggaagggggtggctcgaaggcggcgacggcaggcCGCTGGCAGGacagaaagggagagagcgtGACTTCTCCTGCTGGGTGCCTGCGTATGTagagggggcggcggtggatgcgCTCGTGTAATACGGCACCTCGTTTTTGCTTGTCTCAGTTGTCTTGGCCATTGCCACGAGGGTTCGACCAGagagagcgtgtgtgtgtgggggggggggcaaacCATATTGAGCCCAAAGGGTCCACCGGAAACGGAAggacaccaccaccaagcACAGCTaagcgcatgcacacagacagaaaGAGTAAACGAACAACAAAAAATAACTGAGAATCGCCAACGATCGAGAACCTTAAACGTATGCTGCCTTCTACTCTCCTCCACCCGCccatccaccaccacccctctccccctcatGAGCGCCTTACATTTCTTTTCGGTGCACCTTGCTCGCCACATCTTTttcatgttttttttttttctcttgtgaTCAGAATAAGCAAGAAGGTAAGCGATAGGCAGAGGGGAGGTTGGgagcgaggacggcggccaTATATGAAAGCGGATGGGAAGCGAACGCagccaaaaagaaaaaaacagaTTGGGCAGCAGACGCGACGGACACACTCCCTCTATGTCTCTTGTTTATCTCTGTATTCCACAGGCCGCTTTCCCTTTTTCCTCATttgcctcttctcctctctttctctatCCCCATTACCACAGTTTTcacgctgtgtgtgtgtgtgtgtgtgtcttggtGGGCACGTTCGCGTTTCTCattgctgcgctgcgcctttGATGACCATCTCTactgtctttttttttgtgtgttgttTGGTGTTCGTTCTTTGGCACCGCCCTTTGCAGGCTCTGATTTCTTCGACTCTTTCTGTGGGCGTAGTGCGCTCGCAGGcgcacatgtgtgcgcgtatgcatctgctctctctctctttgcgaGTCTTCACGAAACTCTCGTCAGTGTAGCAGCGGCCCCGCCGAACTTTTTCGTCGTGGGATTTCACTGCAGTACTTTGATTGCCAGCGCATGCACATCGTCAGGATCGAAAGGAAACGCGCACCAAATGCGTGAGGAAGACGGTTGGCGGCACTCATGGTGATGAAGAAGTGACGTTCTGtgtctgtttttttttcggcgtATGCGTGCAACGCCGGTGAGGAGGTGTGATGTCGCCCCCGTTGAAGATTGCATGATTTGTCTTGCTTCATTGGTTTGAGTGTGTCGGGTGAGCGGATTCTGCGCTAGGTTTTCTCCTTTCCCCCTTGaagcccctccctccccactaTCGCAGTGATGCCGTTCATAGTGCGCTTGGTGTAGTAGGTTTTCGCTGTGTGACCCATTGTGAGGCGCGTGTCTATGCGCGTGTGAGCCCGCAGCTGTCTGCTCCACTCTGAACGAGCGACCGTAAAAGCAAGTATTCAtaccgttttttttttcgctcctGAACACGAAGGTTTCGGCGAAGAAATGCAAGAAAAGGTGATGTGCCATCCCAATCGAGGACGGCGGGCTCAGCAAGGCGGATTACAAGTGTTTGTTGCGGTTTGTGCTCGTCGCTGTTCAAACGTGGAGGCGCTCTCGCGTCATCGACGGCGCCTCGAGCCTATGGCCTCTTGCACGTACTTGCGAGCGTCAACGGCGGGAGCGGGCCAGATGACCTCGAAGTCGGTTGAACTGGTTGAGCTTGGGCGGTTGTGTATGAGCAGTGGTGAGGTCCGGCGTGATTAGCGTTGCTAagcgaaaggaaaaggatCCCAGGCAGAAGCGCACACAGCCAGTGTTGCTTGCGCAGCACTTGACCGCCTCACTTCAGCACACAAGGGGCTGTGCGCTAAAGCTTTCTTCAGGTGAAACTGCATCTCAACCCGCTTCTCTGTACCTCTATGTCTAACCTTTTTGCGCTTCGATCCATTATGCACATGCATGCcttccgcctctctcgctcaaGCACACAAACATACAAGCTTCAATCAGTGATCACAGCTTGAGAGGATTGCGCGCGTACAGAGACTCGGACAGGAAGCAGCGAGCACAGACAACAATCAAATTGACTCCACGTTATACCCccctctacacacacacacacacacacacacacacacacacatccttTAGCCGAGAATGTTCCGTCGTCTTGCCACCCGCTCCACGTCCTTCGTGACGGGGGCCGCCGTGCAGGCGCGTCACACCACCATTCTTTCTGTGCGAAAGGGCAACAAAGTAATCCTTATTGGGGACCGTCAGGTGACCTTGGGCGAGCGTATTGTGGCGAAGAGTAGCGCCTGCAAGCTGCGCAAGCTCAACGACAACGTTGTAATTGGCTTcgccggcagcacggcggaCGCTTTTGCGTTGATGGAAAAACTGGAAAACAAGTTGAACGACTTTCCGGAGCAGCTGTCTcgcgccgcggtggagctgGCAAAGGACTGGCGCACCGACCgcgccctccgc
This genomic stretch from Leishmania donovani BPK282A1 complete genome, chromosome 36 harbors:
- a CDS encoding hs1vu complex proteolytic subunit-like is translated as MFRRLATRSTSFVTGAAVQARHTTILSVRKGNKVILIGDRQVTLGERIVAKSSACKLRKLNDNVVIGFAGSTADAFALMEKLENKLNDFPEQLSRAAVELAKDWRTDRALRRLEASLIVCSKEETLEIDGQGNVITPEADGIIAIGSGGTYAKAAARALIDVDGYDAERIARKAMRIATDIDVFSNSNWDVEILTREEEAVKKEEAEKAEKAQNEAQSKE